A region from the Arachis ipaensis cultivar K30076 chromosome B01, Araip1.1, whole genome shotgun sequence genome encodes:
- the LOC107634889 gene encoding truncated transcription factor CAULIFLOWER A isoform X2 — MGRGRVQLKRIENKINRQVTFSKRRSGLLKKANEISVLCDAEVALIVFSTKGKLFEYSSDPCMERILERYERYSYAEKQLISNDQQPPNENWILEHAKLKARVEVLHRNQRNFMGEGLDTLSLKELQNLEHQLESALKHIRSRKNQVMYESISELQKKDKALQEQNNVLAKKIKEKEKALAQTQTQEEQLGLQTTGDVPSLLITEPLESFNNIGGSSTPQAPGGSDGLLLGDNEESTTPTQPNNNNNLLPPWMIRPTINE; from the exons ATGGGAAGGGGAAGAGTGCAGTTGAAGAGGATCGAGAACAAGATTAATAGGCAAGTCACGTTCTCAAAGAGAAGATCTGGTTTGCTGAAGAAGGCAAACGAAATCTCAGTGCTATGCGATGCCGAAGTCGCACTCATCGTCTTCTCCACCAAAGGCAAGCTCTTCGAATATTCCAGCGATCCCTG TATGGAAAGGATTCTTGAACGGTATGAGAGGTACTCATATGCGGAGAAGCAACTCATTTCAAATGATCAGCAGCCGCCAAAT GAAAACTGGATACTAGAACACGCAAAGCTCAAGGCTAGGGTGGAAGTTCTACACAGAAATCAAAG GAATTTTATGGGGGAAGGTCTCGATACCCTAAGTCTGAAAGAACTTCAGAATTTGGAACACCAACTTGAATCCGCTCTCAAGCACATTAGATCACGAaag AACCAAGTCATGTATGAATCTATTTCAGAGCTTCAGAAAAAG GATAAGGCACTCCAGGAACAAAACAACGTGCTCGCCAAGAAG ATAAAGGAAAAAGAGAAGGCACTGGCCCAGACTcaaactcaagaggagcaactTGGCCTGCAAACTACTGGTGATGTGCCCTCTCTCCTTATAACCGAACCGTTGGAGTCCTTCAATAATATTGG AGGCAGTAGTACCCCTCAAGCACCTGGAGGTAGTGATGGATTATTATTAGGAGATAATGAAGAAAGTACTACACCAACTcaacctaataataataataaccttCTTCCTCCTTGGATGATTCGCCCTACAATAAATGAATAG
- the LOC107634889 gene encoding truncated transcription factor CAULIFLOWER A isoform X1 gives MGRGRVQLKRIENKINRQVTFSKRRSGLLKKANEISVLCDAEVALIVFSTKGKLFEYSSDPWFVPFHYEHYIHSMERILERYERYSYAEKQLISNDQQPPNENWILEHAKLKARVEVLHRNQRNFMGEGLDTLSLKELQNLEHQLESALKHIRSRKNQVMYESISELQKKDKALQEQNNVLAKKIKEKEKALAQTQTQEEQLGLQTTGDVPSLLITEPLESFNNIGGSSTPQAPGGSDGLLLGDNEESTTPTQPNNNNNLLPPWMIRPTINE, from the exons ATGGGAAGGGGAAGAGTGCAGTTGAAGAGGATCGAGAACAAGATTAATAGGCAAGTCACGTTCTCAAAGAGAAGATCTGGTTTGCTGAAGAAGGCAAACGAAATCTCAGTGCTATGCGATGCCGAAGTCGCACTCATCGTCTTCTCCACCAAAGGCAAGCTCTTCGAATATTCCAGCGATCCCTGGTTCGTACCTTTTCA TTATGAACACTACATACACAGTATGGAAAGGATTCTTGAACGGTATGAGAGGTACTCATATGCGGAGAAGCAACTCATTTCAAATGATCAGCAGCCGCCAAAT GAAAACTGGATACTAGAACACGCAAAGCTCAAGGCTAGGGTGGAAGTTCTACACAGAAATCAAAG GAATTTTATGGGGGAAGGTCTCGATACCCTAAGTCTGAAAGAACTTCAGAATTTGGAACACCAACTTGAATCCGCTCTCAAGCACATTAGATCACGAaag AACCAAGTCATGTATGAATCTATTTCAGAGCTTCAGAAAAAG GATAAGGCACTCCAGGAACAAAACAACGTGCTCGCCAAGAAG ATAAAGGAAAAAGAGAAGGCACTGGCCCAGACTcaaactcaagaggagcaactTGGCCTGCAAACTACTGGTGATGTGCCCTCTCTCCTTATAACCGAACCGTTGGAGTCCTTCAATAATATTGG AGGCAGTAGTACCCCTCAAGCACCTGGAGGTAGTGATGGATTATTATTAGGAGATAATGAAGAAAGTACTACACCAACTcaacctaataataataataaccttCTTCCTCCTTGGATGATTCGCCCTACAATAAATGAATAG
- the LOC107634889 gene encoding agamous-like MADS-box protein AGL8 isoform X3: protein MRCRSRTHRLLHQRQALRIFQRSLENWILEHAKLKARVEVLHRNQRYIHGSEYFILKLNIIKLDRCMINQCEIANFSCHCRNFMGEGLDTLSLKELQNLEHQLESALKHIRSRKNQVMYESISELQKKDKALQEQNNVLAKKIKEKEKALAQTQTQEEQLGLQTTGDVPSLLITEPLESFNNIGGSSTPQAPGGSDGLLLGDNEESTTPTQPNNNNNLLPPWMIRPTINE from the exons ATGCGATGCCGAAGTCGCACTCATCGTCTTCTCCACCAAAGGCAAGCTCTTCGAATATTCCAGCGATCCCTG GAAAACTGGATACTAGAACACGCAAAGCTCAAGGCTAGGGTGGAAGTTCTACACAGAAATCAAAGGTATATACATGGATCGGAATACTTCATTCTAAAATTAAACATAATAAAGCTAGATAGATGCATGATCAATCAATGCGAAATTGCAAACTTCTCGTGCCATTGCAGGAATTTTATGGGGGAAGGTCTCGATACCCTAAGTCTGAAAGAACTTCAGAATTTGGAACACCAACTTGAATCCGCTCTCAAGCACATTAGATCACGAaag AACCAAGTCATGTATGAATCTATTTCAGAGCTTCAGAAAAAG GATAAGGCACTCCAGGAACAAAACAACGTGCTCGCCAAGAAG ATAAAGGAAAAAGAGAAGGCACTGGCCCAGACTcaaactcaagaggagcaactTGGCCTGCAAACTACTGGTGATGTGCCCTCTCTCCTTATAACCGAACCGTTGGAGTCCTTCAATAATATTGG AGGCAGTAGTACCCCTCAAGCACCTGGAGGTAGTGATGGATTATTATTAGGAGATAATGAAGAAAGTACTACACCAACTcaacctaataataataataaccttCTTCCTCCTTGGATGATTCGCCCTACAATAAATGAATAG
- the LOC107619369 gene encoding uncharacterized protein LOC107619369 — MGLGRSRPRLRLRGLCFGNATPHVRASSASRAEFSSNDVHESSRDKADEIGLETGGNNRVMVVVDSSFEAKGALDWALSHTIQKQDNVILVHLAKPTNREDSNERKFNLKAYQLLLEMKNTCETKKPGVQVSVVMLEAEEKGAAIVQEAKQQSVSLLVVGQRKRSLVRRLMAKKWPWMRTRSEVVEYCIQNSPCMTIAVRRKNKKLGGYLISTKRHKNFWLLA; from the exons atgggaCTAGGAAGAAGCAGGCCACGACTGAGGTTGCGAGGTTTGTGCTTTGGTAACGCAACCCCTCACGTAAGAGCTTCTTCTGCTTCTAGAGCAGAGTTTTCGAGCAACGATGTGCATGAATCTTCTAGAGACAAGGCTGATGAAATTGGTCTTGAAACTGGCGGCAACAACCGGGTTATGGTGGTTGTGGATTCTAGCTTTGAAGCTAAGGGTGCTCTAGATTGGGCACTCTCTCACACTATTCAGAAACAAGACAATGTTATTCTTGTTCATTTAGCCAAACCCACTAATAGAGAAG ATTCTAATGAAAGAAAGTTCAATTTAAAGGCTTATCAACTTCTGCTTGAAATGAAAAACACATGCGAAACAAAGAAACCCGGA GTGCAAGTAAGTGTAGTAATGCTTGAAGCAGAGGAAAAGGGTGCTGCCATAGTGCAAGAAGCGAAGCAACAAAGCGTGTCGCTGTTGGTCGTTGGACAAAGGAAGCGATCACTAGTGCGGCGGCTGATGGCGAAGAAGTGGCCGTGGATGAGGACGAGATCTGAGGTTGTTGAGTACTGCATACAGAACTCACCTTGCATGACCATTGCTGTGAGAAGGAAGAATAAAAAACTCGGAGGTTATTTAATTTCTACCAAACGGCATAAAAACTTTTGGCTTTTggcttaa